The Gossypium raimondii isolate GPD5lz chromosome 2, ASM2569854v1, whole genome shotgun sequence genome segment CTTATCCTTCAGCCATTGGATGAGTTCTCTCAAAGTTGGGTTGTCTCTCAGGATCCATCGGTCCCAAACGGTCCAGCTCATGTCACCGTGTTTGATGACTTTGGGTGGAACTGGCTCAGCCATGGAGAACAGAGGCAGTGCAAGGTTTGCGAAAGTGTTGCGGTAGTCCTCTACCTTGTGGCCTCCATCAAGAGCCTTGTAAAGCTCTAGGCAGACAAGACCGGTGGCCATGGCTGTGGAAGTAGCAATTGCTGGGATGATTCTCCCAGCAATAAACTTGGCTTTGAGCTTATCCACCTCAGGAATGCTGTAGTTCCTGGCCCTCATGTTTGCAAGCCCAGCTATTAGATCCATGTGGTAGTTTGTATCATCATCCTGTAAATTCATGAATCGATATTAACGCATTTGTTCCAGTTCTCATGAGTGTTAATCAGACCAAGAAATACGACAAACCTTTTCAAACTGAATAGGTTTCATCTTGAATCCTTGAGGCAATTTTTTTGTGCAAAGTTCTAGCTTGAAGATGAGTTCGTTGATAACTCCTGCATCATCAATAGATGCAGTTGAGAGAGTAGTAGCCTTCTCATCTGTTACTATTTTCGCATCTTTCTTTGGCTGGAAATCTGGGACTGTCGCTTTGTCAACAGCCTCTGCCAACATCTGTGGATGCTTAACCCAATCAGGAATTTGAATGCCAAATGTTTCAGCACGCAGGATAGAAGCAGCCATAACAAACTGCAGGTGGCTTGGATCAGCTGTTGAGAATTGAAGTGGATGAGGGAATCGTTTTGGAGCAGACCAGAAGGGAGCCCCAGTACTGGTTGCAGCATCATCGGGAAATGTATAAATCAGCTGCTTTACACGATTCACAAAATAGTCCTCAAATCTGAGCAGAAAAGAAGGATAAAGTCAAACAAATGCAACAAAAACACTATCGTCGATAATGAACATAAAATTAGATCAAACATCAAAAGAAGTACCTTAGACGAGCCCAGGAGATGCAATCCTGGAATGTCACACACTTCTCTTTCTCGAGGCATTCAAGAATACGTTCCAAATTATCTCTTGCCTGAGCATCGCCAGCAGTCCTTTGTGCAGTTTTATACTCAACTGGGTTGGACAGATAAGCATTCACTTCAGCAGGAGTTTTCTCCAGTAGACCCTCAAACTCAGACCGAGCCCATGTCAGACAATGGTCAATATTGTGAGGAAATGAGTGCACTGTGCACATAGGAGCTTGTTTCTCAGGTGGGTCTCTTGAAGCACCATAGTTTTCAGTTAGGTGAGGAATAACCATCTGTGTGTTGCATTTGGCACCAAGAGTTCCAGACTCGAGAAGCGGTTTCTGGAAATATAAGCACCTCTGATCAACGTAAAGCCTGGCATTCACATTATCCAATGCATTAATAACCACTGTTAAATTCTCCCAGAAGGTATCATCGAATACATTTTCAGTTTCAGGACCGACACGGTTTTGCaaagcttcaatttttaaaCAGGGATTTATTGATGCTGCAGCAGAAGCAGCAACTGTGGATTTGGCCTGCCCAATGTTCCAATCCCGGAAAAGGAACTGCCTGCTGAGGTTGCTCTTCTCAATAACATCATCATCTGTGATTGTCAGCTTTCCTTGGTTACCACATGAAACTCCCATCAGAGCAATATTTTTTAGGAACTCACAACCTAGCGCACCAGATCCCACAATAAACGCTTTTGCATCCTCCAGTTTCTTTTGAAGCTTGGACCCAAACACTGAAATTTGTGCATCATAACGGCTATTCAGCGGTCTGAAATCACTAGGGTCCACAGGCTCAGTTGGAAGCGACTCCacagaatcaaaataaaagaactgTAATGACAGAAAATTAGTTGAAGAGAAAGGGGGAAGGGGAGTTGTACAAGTTTCAATAAACtgtaaagaaaaattaatcaatGCTCATTTTGAAGTTTCTGATACTGTAATAAAAATGAGGAATATGGGGAGGGAACATATTTGAGATACAAATCAAGGTATTCCATCCTATTCTTAAGTGTAACACCTTTCTTTCCAAGAccaagattaaatttttaatctgATACAACCTCTCTTTTCCTAATCTATGCCAAaactaatcaaatttaaccttttcatTTCCTACTCAAAGAGAATTGCTCAAAGCGCATATAGTACCGAAAATAATGTGCAAGGGTGAGCGTGAGTGGGATAAATTCTAACTTATCCATtccaactaaaataaaattgcaaaagGAACAATGAACACTGACCTGAAAGACGGGATGAAACTTTCCAGAGCATGCTTTGACAACCTCTTGTCCCACAATTCCCCCAAACATGGCAGCCATGGGATTCAGCACAGCCCTGGAACCAAAGGCAAATTGTCGCAAAAGTTTTGGGTTGATATCTTCCAATCTACCATCTCCCAAGCTCTCATTCATGTTCCCAGCAATAGAAATAAGCTTATTAGCATCCCCTTCTGAACCAGCAACAGGAAAGCGTCCCAAATCGGAGACAAACTTATCCAATGCTTGGAATGCTAAGTGTAACAGAGGTGGAcgatcaaattttgaaaaatcactcaGCAGAAAATCACCAGGGTCTTTGATAGCATCTCTTAGTGGTTTGAAATTTAATACCTTGGGCTGTTTCACTTGTGTAACAATACCACCTTTTATATACGTACCGAACTGGGTGGTATCCTCCTCAAGAGTAAAAGAATATGGCTTTGCATTCTTAATCTTCCTTGGTTTTCCATCATTTAGTTCTGTCATTCCATGAACTTCAGAGAAGACAACAAGATCCCCATCTTGAAACTCGAGCCTTTCGTCGTCAACACATGATACAAGTGCTGGGTTGTCATTGCTAATAGATGCAATTATACCCGTGTGAGGATCCTCTCCATCAACATCAACTACATTGAACTCAGGTccaaaatcacaaaatataGAACCAAAAAGACCTCTAACTTCAGCCTTGATGAAAGAGATGGGAGGTTGATGATTATGACAGTAATCATTGAACTCAATGGCCTTCTCAAAACTGATATCAGTAAATACAACAGCCTGCAAAACAGCGATGTAAATGAGTTATGTGATGAAATATGCAAAGacataaaatcatcaaaaatacaAATGCAATATCAGCAAGATTTCAGATCAGATTGCAAACACTTTCCTAGAGTAAACATGCTTTCCCTCTCCTTTACACCTCATATCTTCCCAGCTTAAAAGCACCTGAACTTAGTTttattcctaaatcctaaactgAATTAGACGTAAATAGTGGAATTTTGAGATGATGATAACGAATCTTCAGCATTCTTCTCTAGGTTTCTTATGAAATATAAGGTAGCTATTCCAAATTCAGTTAACCTCCAATACTGAAAATATAGCACGGTAAGTAATAGTAAATTAGGAGACCCAAAGGCAAGGAAATACCTGAAAGTCAGAAAGTTGTTcctttgttaattttgttgttaaGGTGGAAATGATCACTGCATTGTTAAGCTCTTGTAACTTCTGGACAGAGGCAAGAGCCCTGTTTTTACCAACATCACTCTCGGAGAACACAAAGTTACTGGACAAATCCCACAACTCCACAGCCCCTTCATCATGCAAGGTCACAGACTTGACACCAGCAAGAATGAGATTTTTTGCTGCACAAgcagaataaatataaatataaatatcagTGAGGATATCAGCCCCGAAAAAGGCACCAAAACAAATCTAGGATATCAACACCCATTCTGTTATTAATTATGGCACAGTGTCAACCTATAAGCATCATATATTACATCATACAAGGTAACAAGAAAAGAGCCTTAAACCCATGGGATAAAGAACCATGCATTCTATAAAGATCATAGACTTATTAGTTCTAGAAGATTACCCTCACTATTTTAACGATCATTTAGAAACTCAAATACCAATCTTTGCCCAAGAAAGTTCAGAGAAAGAGACGACCCATCAAATGGGATTATCATAAACAAgacaaaaacaaattttagaaCATTAAACATCGACTCCTTAAAACCTAATCAACTTCTACATTACTTCTCATCACTCCGAGCAACCTTGAtacaaaaggaaaaacaaccaTGACTGTGATAcgacaaaaatcaataaacaaatccTCGAAATTTCGTAAAAGGTAACCGAAAAAGAGTTTTAAACCCAAGGGACCAGGAATCATGCATTCCATAAAGAGAATATGTTTATTAGTTCTGGAATAATTTCAAGCTCATTAATTTCAACGTATGCAGATGGCTTTCCCACACTTTTTTTAACGACCACTAAGAAACTCAAATACCGATGTTTGCACGAGAAAAACCACAGAAAGAAACGACCCACTATATGAAATCAGAACAAAATTTAGGAACCCTAACATCGATTAACAACTGGGTCTATCTTGATACAAAAGGAGATGATACAAATCAAATAACCAATTACGGGGGAAAAATgatttaagttttgaaaattcataCCAATCTCAGCACCAAGACCCTGCATCCCTGAAACAAGAATATTCGACGCAAAAAGCCGCCTCATAGTCTCACGTCCATAGACGGCAAGCTGCCGGCTATGGAGATCCTCATCAATTTCAGCATGATTGGAATCGCCCAGAGCCATGGTCGACGTTGAAGATCCAACAACTCTACTATCACACCGATCTCCTTTTCCTCCTCTTATTCCACTCTTATCCCCGTTCTCAGCCGTTGATCCGTTACCGGCGGCGGCGATTACGCAGCTATCACGGCGGTGCTTCTTGAAGGACGATGCGGTGGCACCGTTGTTGTTGGAAGTTTCGGGGTCAGCAGCTTCTTTAACAACAACTTCACCAGAAGCGGTTCTCTTTCTAGAACGCATATAGAGAGGTAAACTGCCGAAAATGCCACAGAAACCCATGGAAATTACGGTGAGTGCCACGATacaacaatataataaaattaataaacagCTACGGTGGGTGAAAGGATCGAAGTTTTGGTAGAAATATCCGATAAAGATCGGCACAGAAACTATAATAAAGCCcacccaaaaccctaatttcaGCATTTGATTCTAAGCCAAAGCAGAGAAGCAAAAAGATAGCACACCGATTTAGACAATCACCAACTGAAGAATAGAATCTTTTAAGAGTTAGCTCAGGAAGATAAGTTTTTTAATAGATTGTTATGAAATCTTTCAGgggattaaattattcaaaGAAAATTGCCCTGAAGAAACGAAGGTAAAGGTAAAAGGCCTTACACTGAAAGGGGGAAGGACACAGAATCTGGGGCTGTGGTTTTATTGTAGTACCTTGTGGGGACTCAGTGAGTCTGAGATATATATAGAGGAATGACTGTTTTTTATTGGGTTACAACATCTTGGTTAATACATTTCATTGTCgagaatttataaaaataatataattggtTAATGTTTTTGTTATTCCTACACCACGCGTTGCTCCACATGTCCTATAAAGGTGAATCTCTCGTCACAAGCGAATTTCTAGTGTCGAACCTCGTATCATGGCGTACTGGCAAACTTGCATAAGATCATCTTCGGTAGACATATATGGAATGTATGTGGTGGTCCAAACTCATTAATTATCCTGTTGTCTTAATAAGTTGTATTCTAAGACTTCACATCATTGTTGCTGTAAGGAAACAATGTATGACCTTACTATCAGCAGGCTCTAGACATTTAGACATCTTGGCCTCCTAATATATAAGCTCTTGATAACAACTAATGAGGGATAAGTCTTTCTTCTCTCAGAAACCTTCCACCAGAAAACCCATACAGACTTCACTATTACTCAAACAACCGTAATCTCCTTCTTGTTAATTTCATTGGTTAACAATTTGGTACAATAAGCGTGGACAACCATGGACAATCCAGGTACCAGTGTCCCTCCCATCAATGAGCTTAACCCTGCCAACGATCAACAAACACGAGATCCTCTGGCTGGCATACCATCTCAAGATATACCATCCCAAACCTAGATAAATCCTACACAAGATCCCTTGTATGTAAGCCAAAATCCTCATCAGCAAATACGATCTAACCCTAACCAGCAAACCCAGAGTAATCCCCATCAGTTTAACCCATTCCAACAGTATTATCAATATCCTTCCCCATGGTATTATAATTATCCACCACAAGCTCCAGCTGATGCTTCTCCAGCCGGTCAAGGTTCACAAACCCATAGTGGAGGTTTTAACAATACATTGACATGCAGGAAAGAATGAAAGCAATGAATGAGCAAATTTTCTCACAACAAAGAAGATATGAAAAGCAACAGGAGTTCATCCTAGAGCAAACAGAGAGACAAAGACAGGCAAATATAAAGAATGACAGAAACGAAAAGCTTATCGAGGAGTTGAGAACAACTAGAGTTGCTCGGAACAAGATCCATTGGATAGATAGAAGGAAACTGTTCATTCCACCCGTGGACATCAACATATTAGCAGGGATAATGTTGAtcttgatgatgaagatgacaTCCAAAGTTGGGAGCCAAGTCAAAACACGTTGGAAGAAAGAATAAAGTAGTTAAAAAAGGACATACAAAGTTACTAGAAGTCGGAATCAACAAGGTTGAccaaaaaatatacaaatgagCCTCTAGCTATTGAGATATTGCGTTTTCATGTCCCTCCAACCTTCAAATTTTCCAAGATGTATGACGGACTAGGAGACCCTCAAGATCGTTTGGCGCACTATATTAACCACATGAGTATTCTGGCTACCTTGGATAAGGTAAAATGCAGAGCATTTTCGATGACCCTCAAAAACTTCGCTCAAACTTGGTATATGGCGCTTCCGCAATATTCCATTTCCAATTTTGGACAGCTGGAGGAATTATTCATGAGCAGGTTTCTGGTGAACAAAACACTTCAACAATCACCAACATATTTGATGTCCATTAAGCAACATGAGGATGAACCTCTGTGGGACTTTGTGAAGCGGTTTAATGCAGCAACCATGATTATACAAGATGTACTGGAAGAGTTTTCCATTCAGGCCTTTATGTCAGGTACTAATCATCAGTTTTTGAAGTATAACCTGGTTGATAAACCTCCTGCGAGGTTGTTTGTTCTTTATGAGACAGTACATAGGCTTGTTGAGAGCAATGAAATCTAGAAAGCCAATACTTGATCCTAGCGGAGTTCACAGCGAACCATGAGGAATTTCAGTACTACCAGGTAAGGCAGACCCCTATTAGGAGACAAATCCATGAGAGATTATTCAAGCCACCTATACTTAGGGGCAACAAGTTTATGATTCTGGTGACTTCTATAATTTGCTTATAACGGCAAGAGATAACAAACCCCACCAACAACAGCAAAGATAGCAACATAGGGATCCCTACAATAAATTTCATTCCTATCATGATCTGACAACCTCGCCAGCACAAATTCTTAGTCAAATTGAACAACAAGGGATACTCCAACCTCCACCTCCATTAAGATCTAGCATTCATAGAGAAAGTTCTAGAGGAATGTGTGAATTCCACCTTGCACTTAGGCATAGATCAGAAGAATATGTTCATTTGAAGAATGCTATTGAATCAACAATATGTCGGGGCGGTTGAAGCAATTTCTGACCCGTCCAGGGTAGGCATCCAGGTACAAGGATTCTAACAGAGCTAAAGATTCTTCAGGTTTGTGCCAAGATGACAGAGATAAAGGAAAACAAGTTGTTAAAAGAATGATGAATGCCATTATTGGCTCTAATGAAAAGTGGACGAAGTCTAACATAAAGACGAAGACTTATTTGCGCAGTGTTATCTCTGTATCAACCCCAATAAAGAAGCCTCATTCGACTCAAACATGGAGAGTAGGTTTTTCCGAACATGATGCAGCGGACCTGCTTAGCACTAGAGGTAATAATCCGTTAGTTGTTTCGGCTCTCGTTGCAGGTTTTAAGGTGAAAAGAATTTTGATAGATACGGGAAGTATTATCGAAGTGCTGAGTTGGCAAGCATTTAGGCAAATGGGATTGACAGATTCCGCATTAAAACGAGCCAACTTCATTTATGGCTTCAACAATCAGCCAATAGAAGTCAAAGGATCAGTACTGTTGCTAGTGGTATTTGGAGACGACGAGCATACAATCACTGAAATGGAAGAAT includes the following:
- the LOC105789018 gene encoding ubiquitin-activating enzyme E1 1 isoform X1, coding for MLKLGFWVGFIIVSVPIFIGYFYQNFDPFTHRSCLLILLYCCIVALTVISMGFCGIFGSLPLYMRSRKRTASGEVVVKEAADPETSNNNGATASSFKKHRRDSCVIAAAGNGSTAENGDKSGIRGGKGDRCDSRVVGSSTSTMALGDSNHAEIDEDLHSRQLAVYGRETMRRLFASNILVSGMQGLGAEIAKNLILAGVKSVTLHDEGAVELWDLSSNFVFSESDVGKNRALASVQKLQELNNAVIISTLTTKLTKEQLSDFQAVVFTDISFEKAIEFNDYCHNHQPPISFIKAEVRGLFGSIFCDFGPEFNVVDVDGEDPHTGIIASISNDNPALVSCVDDERLEFQDGDLVVFSEVHGMTELNDGKPRKIKNAKPYSFTLEEDTTQFGTYIKGGIVTQVKQPKVLNFKPLRDAIKDPGDFLLSDFSKFDRPPLLHLAFQALDKFVSDLGRFPVAGSEGDANKLISIAGNMNESLGDGRLEDINPKLLRQFAFGSRAVLNPMAAMFGGIVGQEVVKACSGKFHPVFQFFYFDSVESLPTEPVDPSDFRPLNSRYDAQISVFGSKLQKKLEDAKAFIVGSGALGCEFLKNIALMGVSCGNQGKLTITDDDVIEKSNLSRQFLFRDWNIGQAKSTVAASAAASINPCLKIEALQNRVGPETENVFDDTFWENLTVVINALDNVNARLYVDQRCLYFQKPLLESGTLGAKCNTQMVIPHLTENYGASRDPPEKQAPMCTVHSFPHNIDHCLTWARSEFEGLLEKTPAEVNAYLSNPVEYKTAQRTAGDAQARDNLERILECLEKEKCVTFQDCISWARLRFEDYFVNRVKQLIYTFPDDAATSTGAPFWSAPKRFPHPLQFSTADPSHLQFVMAASILRAETFGIQIPDWVKHPQMLAEAVDKATVPDFQPKKDAKIVTDEKATTLSTASIDDAGVINELIFKLELCTKKLPQGFKMKPIQFEKDDDTNYHMDLIAGLANMRARNYSIPEVDKLKAKFIAGRIIPAIATSTAMATGLVCLELYKALDGGHKVEDYRNTFANLALPLFSMAEPVPPKVIKHGDMSWTVWDRWILRDNPTLRELIQWLKDKGLNAYSISYGSCLLYNSMFPRHRERMDKKVVDLAREVAKAELPPNRKHLDVVVACEDDDDNDVDIPQVSIYFS
- the LOC105789018 gene encoding ubiquitin-activating enzyme E1 1 isoform X2, whose product is MRSRKRTASGEVVVKEAADPETSNNNGATASSFKKHRRDSCVIAAAGNGSTAENGDKSGIRGGKGDRCDSRVVGSSTSTMALGDSNHAEIDEDLHSRQLAVYGRETMRRLFASNILVSGMQGLGAEIAKNLILAGVKSVTLHDEGAVELWDLSSNFVFSESDVGKNRALASVQKLQELNNAVIISTLTTKLTKEQLSDFQAVVFTDISFEKAIEFNDYCHNHQPPISFIKAEVRGLFGSIFCDFGPEFNVVDVDGEDPHTGIIASISNDNPALVSCVDDERLEFQDGDLVVFSEVHGMTELNDGKPRKIKNAKPYSFTLEEDTTQFGTYIKGGIVTQVKQPKVLNFKPLRDAIKDPGDFLLSDFSKFDRPPLLHLAFQALDKFVSDLGRFPVAGSEGDANKLISIAGNMNESLGDGRLEDINPKLLRQFAFGSRAVLNPMAAMFGGIVGQEVVKACSGKFHPVFQFFYFDSVESLPTEPVDPSDFRPLNSRYDAQISVFGSKLQKKLEDAKAFIVGSGALGCEFLKNIALMGVSCGNQGKLTITDDDVIEKSNLSRQFLFRDWNIGQAKSTVAASAAASINPCLKIEALQNRVGPETENVFDDTFWENLTVVINALDNVNARLYVDQRCLYFQKPLLESGTLGAKCNTQMVIPHLTENYGASRDPPEKQAPMCTVHSFPHNIDHCLTWARSEFEGLLEKTPAEVNAYLSNPVEYKTAQRTAGDAQARDNLERILECLEKEKCVTFQDCISWARLRFEDYFVNRVKQLIYTFPDDAATSTGAPFWSAPKRFPHPLQFSTADPSHLQFVMAASILRAETFGIQIPDWVKHPQMLAEAVDKATVPDFQPKKDAKIVTDEKATTLSTASIDDAGVINELIFKLELCTKKLPQGFKMKPIQFEKDDDTNYHMDLIAGLANMRARNYSIPEVDKLKAKFIAGRIIPAIATSTAMATGLVCLELYKALDGGHKVEDYRNTFANLALPLFSMAEPVPPKVIKHGDMSWTVWDRWILRDNPTLRELIQWLKDKGLNAYSISYGSCLLYNSMFPRHRERMDKKVVDLAREVAKAELPPNRKHLDVVVACEDDDDNDVDIPQVSIYFS